The DNA segment CGGGGAGTGCGGCAGTGCCCGCCGAGCAGGTCACCGAGGGGCTCGCGGAGCTGCTGGCCAGCTTCCCGGTCTACCGGAGCTACCTGCCCGACGGCCGGGAGCACCTGGACGAGACGGTCGCCGCGGTCAAGCAGCGCCGCCCCGACCTGACCGCGGCCGTCGACGCCCTGCACCCGCTGCTGGGCACCGCCGGCACGGAGCTGGCCACCCGGTTCGAGCAGACCTCCGGGCCGGTCATGGCCAAGGGCGTGGAGGACAGCGCCTACTACCGGTGGGCGCGGTTCGTCGCGCTGAACGAGGTCGGCGGCGACCCGGCCCGGTTCGGGACGACGGTCGCGGGGTTCCACGCGGCGCAGCAGCACCGGGCCGCGGTGAAGCCGGCGTCGATGACGACGCTGTCCACCCACGACACCAAGCGCAGCGAGGACGTGCGGGCGCGGCTCGCCGTGCTGGCCGAGCAGCCGACCGAGTGGGCGGAGCTGGTCCGCGAGCTGCTGGCCCGGCACCCGCTGGCCGACCGGTCGCTGGCGCACCTGGTGTGGCAGAACCTGGTCGGTGCGTGGCCGCTGACCCGCGAGCGGGCGCACGCCTACGTCGAGAAGGCCGCCCGTGAGGCCGGCACCTCGACCACCTGGACCAACCCGGTGCAGGAGTTCGAGGACCAGCTGCACGCGCTGGTCGACGCCGCCTTCGACGACCCGACGACGCACGCCGCGATCGAGGCGTTCGTCGCGCGCATCGCGCCGTCGGGGTACGCCAACTCGCTGTCGCAGAAGCTGCTGCAGCTGACGATGCCCGGCGTCCCGGACGTCTACCAGGGCACCGAGCTGTGGGACTTCTCGCTGGTCGACCCGGACAACCGCCGTCCGGTCGACTACGACCTGCGCCGCAGCCTGCTCGCCCGGCTGGACGAGGGCTGGGTGCCGCCGGTCGACGAGACCGGCGCGGCCAAGCTGCTGGTGGTCTCCCGGGTGCTGCGGCACCGGCGGGACCACCCGGAGGCCTTCGACGGGTACACCCCGCTCGAGGCCACCGGGGCGGCCGCGGACTCCGTCGTCGCCTTCGACCGCGGCGGGGTCGTCGCGGTGGCGACCCGGCTGCCGGTGCACCTCGCGGCCACCGGGTGGGGCGACACCGCGCTGCAGCTGCCGACCGGCGCCTGGCGGGACCTGCTCACCGGCGCGCGGGTGGTCTCCGCCGCCAACGGGGTCGCGCTGAGCGAGGTGCTCGCCCAGCTCCCGGTCGCCCTGCTCGTCCGCGGCTGAGAAGGGCCCCCTTCCTCCCCACCCTTCGCAGGTTCAGGGTGGGCCCCTGGAAGGGGGCCGCTCCAGCACGTCACGGAGCGCGCGGTGGTGGCTGTGGGGGATCCCACATCAACAGAGTGTCAGGGGCCGGGGACCCGCAGCTGTCCCCGGCCCGGCCTGTCGGGGGTCGTCGTGGTCCGGGTGTCGGAGCGCGGCTGACTCGGGAAGCGAGACCCGCAGGTCTCGCTTACCGTTCTCGACGTCCCGGGCCGCACTGGCCGGGCACGAGGCGCCGGACCGCCGAACCCCGTCCGCCGGCAGCCTGACACCGACCCACCCAGGACGGGGGCGGGGGACCCACTTCCGACGCGCCTGCGCGTCTCGGGGTGAAGCCGTGCCGTGCCCTCAGGGCGCTGACCGGCCGGGCACCGATTCGCCCGAACCCGACAGCTCACCTCGTAGGCGGTGATCGGGAGGATCACCCATGTTCGAGTCCCTGCACGTCCGCGTCCGCCGCACCGTCGCGGGCGGGGCCGTCGCCCTCGGCGCTGCCGCCGTCGGCATCGGCCTGCTCGCCACCCCGGCCTCCGCGGCGGCGACGCACGACTGGACCGGTGTCGCCGAGTGCGAGTCCGGCGGCAACTGGAGCATCAACACCGGCAACGGCTACTACGGCGGCCTGCAGTTCTCCCAGAGCACCTGGGCGGGCTACGGCGGCACGGCGTTCGCGGCGCGGGCCGACCTGGCCACGCCGGCGCAGCAGATCGAGATCGCCGAGAAGGTCCTCGTCGGTCAGGGCGTCGGCGCGTGGCCGACCTGCGGCAAGTACCTCGCCGCGGGCACCACCCCGTCGGGGGGCGCCCCCGGGCCCCGCCCCGGCGCCGGCTCCGGCCCCCGCGCCGGCTCCGGCCGCGGGCGGTTCGTACACCGTCCAGGCCGGCGACACCCTGGCGGAGATCGCGGCCGCCCACGGCACGACCTGGCAGGCGCTCGCCGCGCTGAACGCGTCGACCGTGAGCGACCCGAACCGCATCTCCGTCGGACAGGTGCTGGCCGTCTGAGCACCACCGGGCAGCCGGGGGGACACCCCCTCCGGCTGCCCGGGGCGGCGCCGCTCAGCCGAGCGTGCGCGGCAGCCCCAGCGAGGCGGCGAGCGCCGACTCGAAGTGCACGAGCTCCCCGATCCGGTCCCCGTCGAGCGCCAGCACGAGGACGCCCACGACGTGCAGCACGCCGGTCACCGGGTCCCGCACGTACTCCCCCAGCGCCGGCTGCCCGTTCGCCCGCACCGGCACCATCCGCGCGATGGCGCGGCGGTGACCGTCGATCGCGGAGAAGAACCGGTGCACCGCCTCGGTCCCTCGGTACTCGAACGGCAACGGCGGCATGCGCACCCACACGTCGTCGGTCATCAGCGCCACCAGCGCGTCGACGTCCTCCCCGGTGAAGGCCGTGACGAAGCGGTCGACCAGGGCGCGCTCCACGGGTCCCCCGGCCGGCGGCGCCGGCCGCCCCGCCGAGGAGGCGGTCGCCATCGTGGCCCGGGCCCGCTTCAGCGCGCTCGTGACGGCGTCCGTGGTGAGACCGAGCAGCTCCGCGGTCTCCGCCGCGCGGTAGCCCAGCACGTCGCGGAGCAGCAGGACGGCGCGCTGGTTCGGCGGGAGCAGCTGGACGGCGGTCACGAACGCCAGCGTCACCGTCTCCCGGGACTCGTAGCGCGCCTCGGGCCCCGGCGCCGCGTCCGCCAGACCGTCCAGCAGCACGTCCGGGTAGGGCTGCAGCCACGGCACCTCCCCCCACCGGGAGGGCTCGGGCGGCGCCACCGGCAGCTGCTCCGCGGCGACCGGGCGCCGCGCCGCCGAGCGCAGCTGGT comes from the Modestobacter italicus genome and includes:
- a CDS encoding RNA polymerase subunit sigma-70 yields the protein MPVDLFEQARAGDHEAFAAVVAPYLRELQVHCYRMLGSRQDAEDALQEALLSAWTGLGSFEGRSSVRTWLYRVVTNRCLNQLRSAARRPVAAEQLPVAPPEPSRWGEVPWLQPYPDVLLDGLADAAPGPEARYESRETVTLAFVTAVQLLPPNQRAVLLLRDVLGYRAAETAELLGLTTDAVTSALKRARATMATASSAGRPAPPAGGPVERALVDRFVTAFTGEDVDALVALMTDDVWVRMPPLPFEYRGTEAVHRFFSAIDGHRRAIARMVPVRANGQPALGEYVRDPVTGVLHVVGVLVLALDGDRIGELVHFESALAASLGLPRTLG
- the treY gene encoding malto-oligosyltrehalose synthase, translated to MTELSDGRRREVPAGTYRLQVTADFTLDDAASVAGYLADLGVTHAYSSPLLRSAAGSTHGYDTVDHAHVDEPRGGRAGLDRFVAALHERGLGLVLDLVPNHMGVSDPAESGWWWDLLQHGRESAHADAFDVDWDFGGGRIRIPVLGSADDVSKLEVVDSPDGPELHYYDNRFPIAPGTGEGTPQEVHDRQHYELVDWRRADDQLNYRRFFAINTLAGLRVEDPEVFRATHALVVELVENGSVDALRIDHPDGLADPKGYLDRLAEATGGRWTVVEKILEPGEELPEGWRTAGTTGYDALTEVDGVLVDPAGEAAFTALDTELAGAPVDYAKLVHDCKREVTDGMLGSEVARLQRIVGDLGGAGSAAVPAEQVTEGLAELLASFPVYRSYLPDGREHLDETVAAVKQRRPDLTAAVDALHPLLGTAGTELATRFEQTSGPVMAKGVEDSAYYRWARFVALNEVGGDPARFGTTVAGFHAAQQHRAAVKPASMTTLSTHDTKRSEDVRARLAVLAEQPTEWAELVRELLARHPLADRSLAHLVWQNLVGAWPLTRERAHAYVEKAAREAGTSTTWTNPVQEFEDQLHALVDAAFDDPTTHAAIEAFVARIAPSGYANSLSQKLLQLTMPGVPDVYQGTELWDFSLVDPDNRRPVDYDLRRSLLARLDEGWVPPVDETGAAKLLVVSRVLRHRRDHPEAFDGYTPLEATGAAADSVVAFDRGGVVAVATRLPVHLAATGWGDTALQLPTGAWRDLLTGARVVSAANGVALSEVLAQLPVALLVRG